The following proteins come from a genomic window of Pyxidicoccus sp. MSG2:
- a CDS encoding RHS repeat-associated core domain-containing protein, which translates to MKQLLVATVVSAWVFGACGPGDGTPEKAREQAPGVQRQPLTLPAEVLLPTEVAEGGYAAGNVDSVSGVSPDGQATYTIPLWVPAGRASIQPDLSLRYVGNGGNGPLGMGWSLSGTSRITRCRRTVVQDGAAEPVTFTAADAFCLDGQRLVAVQGAYGAAGTEYRTEMDSFAKVVSLDTDAMGPAFFRVYLKDGKVLTYGQLNGSTFTGERIRVAPAGDTDFSTTRDGLAHRYAWALARMEDRSGNFLSLHYTVEDDAAHSGYEHLLTRMEYTGSSMGAGAPPKRFVSFEYEARPDASTQFVSGFKLRTRKRLKALRMHGPRPDAPGLLRSYVFTYFQATFHGSSELRTVSECDGSGVCKRPLAFLYSQPGLTLSEIDTGATDLTDHAGVSSDRDIWILQPADVDGDGRDDLVYRKATGTYDASNGAAFFKWVVRQTLPSGTGVGAPMDLALPVTCASPMEGENGRWFDLNADGRTDVSIVQKFGCGPPPPRQLNNYLGGSGGFAQQGTGEAGDVRFADLEGDGAVEVLQVLYQPTGLPQLSYRPNAGGVLQSFLPVNASLWSDNIGFTLDLNASGRMSLLITDKTGVVSPVGQRYWAVEKRNGVFTKQETTLVRTDVNEKVYVFADVNGDGLPDALRSPLAGGDIEILLNTGNGFAAPVAQNLPDFAKPSDWSKDNGVRVLDYDLDGREDLMLMDARPGLQSPVVLLARDTGLSPYVPPMPVGRTTPAGYVLSQVLDVNGDGMTDMAQVVNGTLRIYKRTGPMPGLLVRAEDGLGAVTTFLYKTLSDATVYQPGTGCGLSRACVRKGRWVVSEHRVDAGEGQPARAKQFFYQDGRVDLAGRGWLGFATVVTTDVQTGAVMRTEYDHQTKVGTHYPRAMKPVHETMELVDNGWRTVRERSLVYRSTTRPGTDGVSKVVTLLPSTARETELVHAQGAPTTSGFSRTTDTTWQYDDLYGNLLSKTQQTLGGDEGSWSATYSNTPSTWLVGLPTRVQEESTVGGVSTTRARRLEYAPGTGLLDREIIETGEAQTELTTTFVRDADGVVSQVKREAPGLPARITTYGHDPVDRTTPAWMTNAAGHTVEYAYHAGLGVLAASVDENGVRTEWKYDGWGRLRKEDGPTDADTTVSYTHDDVPGQVFQVHARMAGGQETWTGYDRLGRAVSSRSRGFDTNAFVDISQVYNGLGQLAEVRTPNPRGGTRPVTTAYQYDLLGRTVRVTKPDGNTLITSYEGRPEGIWTRTVDEKGNVRRLLVDANGRTVRSEDEKQPGVVVATTYEYGPFGLLRRSLDEDGNAVVMEYDRWGRSTRQVDPDSGEDITRYNAFGDVVETRDGNGDVTVYEPDVLGRVVHLTGPDGESVFQWDQGAHSLGRLTGSTRKGDPTTTLDDISVVHTFDALGRPSTETWSVGGPGGTAPQVHVFEQSYDATYGRPLQVTYPDVNGHRLKVEYGYTDWSGRLNVVKEPGASGRVYWRADAVTPSGQLAQETYGNGVVTRRLYDVQGRLRFIDSKLQPGGTPIQGLAYTYEANGNLRGRFDRLSKTSEDFAYDALDRLTRWTVTQACRTSVLEYGYDDLGNLLSRTVPQGTGVAGTYTYGAGTAGPHAVTGSSEGTYHYDDAGNQVEAPGRQVQYTGFRLPASVTDGALTVSFRYDAHNRRTVKTGSDGSVTMYLGGLYERRKAPDGTVTHMFQVMGARRSVAQVQWKEVGATVEEQWLYLHPDHLGSVETVTDATGAVVGRSKYEPFGQRRRPDDLTVPQTAVSGTVRNGFTGHEHDDELRLINMRGRMYDPQLGHFLSPDPFVQAPLFSQSFNRYSYVFNNPLRFTDPSGFVATERVWYYDSWYGGWVSRDMAGGTPASSRSPDIGQGGGFFEHMPGYDVPFHTTPSATPETGSDNSGWGGSGSAQNNETVVRAPRYDPGTDSIEASLLYYRLTQFFAGTTMGVSAGLLPFGYMLPLPENMSREGRLGFGVGMGAASLYELYQGLSAIIGGVSAMTGGAGGTVATGGLAAVLGIPLALAGAASVTVGGVMVVDAGGKGAKALDILMMSNETEGSGGGDKYKELVDKLDATGVKPTQRADETSAKKVQNFIEKMKSPKWNWNGGRKIVIDEQGRIIDGHHRFLAAQIQGIPIPENAICRVPSRMFHFEDALPASWSETLPPGLF; encoded by the coding sequence ATGAAGCAGCTGCTCGTAGCGACGGTGGTGTCCGCCTGGGTCTTCGGCGCCTGTGGACCGGGCGATGGCACGCCGGAGAAGGCCCGGGAGCAGGCGCCCGGGGTCCAGCGCCAGCCCCTCACCCTCCCGGCGGAGGTCCTCCTGCCGACGGAGGTCGCGGAGGGCGGATACGCCGCGGGCAACGTCGACAGCGTCTCGGGCGTGAGTCCGGACGGGCAGGCCACCTACACGATTCCCCTGTGGGTGCCCGCGGGCCGCGCCAGCATCCAGCCGGACCTGTCACTGCGCTACGTCGGCAATGGGGGCAACGGACCGCTGGGAATGGGCTGGAGCCTGTCCGGCACGTCCCGCATCACCCGGTGCAGGAGGACGGTGGTCCAGGACGGCGCCGCGGAGCCCGTCACCTTCACGGCGGCGGATGCCTTCTGCCTCGACGGCCAGCGGCTGGTGGCGGTGCAGGGCGCCTACGGCGCCGCCGGCACCGAGTACCGCACCGAGATGGACAGCTTCGCCAAGGTGGTCTCCCTGGACACGGACGCGATGGGACCCGCCTTCTTCCGCGTCTACCTCAAGGACGGCAAGGTCCTCACCTACGGCCAGCTCAACGGCTCCACCTTCACGGGTGAGCGCATCCGCGTCGCGCCCGCGGGCGACACGGACTTCAGCACGACGCGTGACGGGCTGGCCCACCGCTATGCGTGGGCGCTCGCGCGGATGGAGGACCGCAGCGGCAACTTCCTCTCGCTGCACTACACCGTGGAGGACGACGCGGCCCATTCCGGCTACGAGCACCTGCTGACGCGTATGGAGTACACGGGCTCGTCGATGGGAGCCGGGGCGCCCCCGAAGCGCTTCGTCTCCTTCGAGTACGAGGCCCGGCCGGACGCGAGCACGCAGTTCGTCTCCGGCTTCAAGCTCCGGACCCGCAAGCGCCTCAAGGCGCTGAGGATGCACGGGCCCCGGCCGGATGCACCGGGCCTCCTGCGCAGCTACGTGTTCACCTACTTCCAGGCCACCTTCCATGGCAGCAGCGAGCTGAGGACCGTCAGCGAGTGCGATGGGAGCGGGGTCTGCAAGCGGCCTCTGGCCTTCCTCTATTCCCAGCCCGGCCTCACCCTGTCTGAAATCGACACCGGTGCGACCGACCTGACGGACCATGCTGGCGTCTCGAGCGACCGCGACATCTGGATTCTCCAACCCGCGGACGTGGATGGCGACGGGCGGGACGACCTAGTCTACCGCAAGGCGACCGGCACGTACGACGCGTCCAATGGCGCCGCCTTCTTCAAGTGGGTGGTGCGGCAGACCCTGCCGTCGGGCACGGGCGTTGGCGCGCCCATGGACCTGGCGCTTCCGGTGACGTGCGCCTCCCCCATGGAGGGGGAGAACGGCCGCTGGTTCGACCTCAACGCGGACGGCCGCACCGACGTCAGCATCGTGCAGAAGTTCGGCTGCGGCCCACCGCCTCCGCGTCAGCTCAACAACTACCTGGGCGGCAGCGGCGGCTTCGCGCAGCAGGGCACAGGCGAAGCCGGTGACGTGAGGTTCGCGGACCTGGAGGGAGACGGAGCCGTGGAGGTCCTCCAGGTGCTGTACCAGCCCACGGGGCTGCCGCAACTCTCCTACCGTCCCAACGCGGGGGGAGTCCTGCAGTCCTTCCTGCCCGTGAATGCCTCGCTCTGGAGCGACAACATCGGCTTCACGCTGGACCTGAATGCCAGCGGGCGGATGAGCCTGCTCATCACCGACAAGACGGGGGTCGTCTCCCCGGTGGGCCAGCGCTACTGGGCCGTGGAGAAGCGCAACGGCGTCTTCACGAAGCAGGAGACCACGCTCGTCCGCACCGACGTCAACGAGAAGGTATACGTGTTCGCGGACGTCAACGGCGACGGGCTGCCGGATGCCCTCCGCTCCCCCCTGGCCGGTGGCGACATCGAAATCCTGCTCAACACCGGTAACGGCTTCGCCGCGCCGGTGGCGCAGAACCTGCCGGACTTCGCGAAGCCGAGCGACTGGTCGAAGGACAATGGCGTGCGCGTCCTGGACTACGACCTGGATGGACGCGAGGACCTGATGCTGATGGACGCGCGGCCGGGGCTGCAGAGCCCCGTGGTGCTGCTCGCCCGGGACACCGGCTTGAGCCCCTACGTGCCCCCCATGCCGGTGGGAAGGACCACCCCCGCGGGCTACGTCCTGTCCCAGGTGCTCGACGTGAATGGGGACGGCATGACGGACATGGCCCAGGTGGTGAACGGCACGCTGCGCATCTACAAGCGCACGGGCCCCATGCCGGGGCTGCTGGTGCGGGCCGAGGACGGCCTGGGGGCCGTCACCACGTTCCTCTACAAGACGCTCAGCGACGCCACGGTGTACCAGCCCGGCACGGGGTGCGGCCTGTCGCGGGCGTGCGTCCGCAAGGGCCGCTGGGTGGTGTCCGAGCACCGGGTGGACGCGGGCGAGGGACAGCCCGCGCGCGCGAAGCAGTTCTTCTACCAGGACGGCCGGGTGGACCTCGCCGGCAGGGGGTGGCTGGGCTTCGCGACGGTGGTGACCACCGACGTGCAGACGGGGGCTGTCATGCGCACCGAGTACGACCACCAGACGAAGGTGGGCACCCACTATCCCCGGGCCATGAAGCCGGTCCACGAGACGATGGAACTGGTGGACAACGGCTGGCGCACCGTGCGCGAGCGCTCGCTGGTGTACCGCAGCACCACGCGCCCGGGCACGGACGGAGTCTCGAAGGTGGTGACGCTCCTTCCCTCGACTGCGCGGGAGACGGAGCTCGTCCATGCGCAGGGAGCCCCCACCACCTCCGGCTTCTCGCGCACCACGGACACGACCTGGCAGTACGACGACCTCTACGGGAACCTGCTGTCGAAGACCCAGCAAACCCTGGGCGGCGACGAGGGGAGCTGGAGCGCCACGTACTCCAACACCCCGTCGACGTGGCTCGTGGGCCTGCCCACCCGCGTCCAGGAAGAGAGCACGGTGGGCGGAGTGTCCACCACGCGCGCACGGCGCCTCGAGTACGCCCCCGGCACCGGGCTGCTCGACAGGGAAATCATCGAGACGGGTGAGGCTCAGACGGAGCTGACCACCACCTTCGTGCGGGACGCGGACGGGGTGGTGTCCCAGGTGAAGCGCGAGGCTCCCGGGTTGCCGGCGCGCATCACCACCTACGGACATGACCCGGTGGACCGGACGACCCCGGCCTGGATGACGAACGCCGCGGGCCACACCGTGGAGTACGCCTACCACGCAGGCCTGGGCGTGCTGGCCGCCAGCGTGGACGAGAACGGCGTGCGGACGGAGTGGAAGTACGACGGCTGGGGCCGGCTGCGCAAAGAGGACGGCCCCACGGACGCGGACACCACGGTGAGCTACACGCACGACGACGTTCCGGGGCAGGTCTTCCAGGTGCACGCGAGGATGGCGGGCGGGCAGGAGACGTGGACGGGGTATGACCGGCTGGGACGGGCCGTGTCGAGTCGCAGCCGCGGCTTCGACACGAACGCCTTCGTGGACATCTCTCAGGTCTACAACGGGCTGGGCCAGCTCGCGGAGGTCCGCACGCCCAACCCGCGCGGCGGGACGCGGCCGGTGACGACGGCGTACCAGTATGACCTGCTGGGCCGCACCGTCCGGGTGACGAAGCCCGACGGCAACACCCTCATCACGAGCTACGAGGGCAGGCCCGAGGGCATCTGGACCCGCACCGTCGACGAGAAGGGCAACGTCCGCCGGCTGCTGGTGGACGCGAACGGCCGCACGGTGCGCAGCGAGGACGAGAAGCAGCCGGGGGTCGTGGTGGCGACGACCTATGAGTACGGGCCCTTCGGCCTGCTTCGCCGGAGCCTCGACGAGGACGGCAACGCGGTGGTGATGGAGTACGACCGGTGGGGCCGCAGCACGCGGCAGGTGGACCCCGACTCGGGCGAGGACATCACGCGCTACAACGCCTTCGGCGACGTCGTGGAGACGCGGGACGGCAACGGCGATGTCACCGTGTACGAGCCCGACGTGCTCGGCCGGGTGGTGCACCTCACCGGCCCGGATGGCGAGTCCGTCTTCCAGTGGGACCAGGGAGCCCACTCGCTGGGGCGGCTGACCGGCAGCACGCGCAAGGGAGACCCGACCACCACGCTGGACGACATCAGCGTGGTCCACACCTTCGACGCCCTGGGACGGCCCTCCACGGAGACCTGGAGCGTGGGCGGCCCGGGCGGCACGGCGCCGCAGGTCCATGTCTTCGAGCAGAGCTACGACGCGACCTACGGGCGTCCCTTGCAGGTGACCTACCCGGACGTGAATGGCCACAGGCTGAAGGTGGAGTACGGATACACGGACTGGAGCGGCCGGCTCAACGTGGTGAAGGAGCCGGGCGCCAGCGGAAGGGTGTATTGGCGCGCGGACGCCGTCACGCCGTCGGGACAGCTCGCCCAGGAGACATACGGCAACGGCGTGGTGACGCGGCGTCTCTACGACGTGCAGGGGCGGCTGCGCTTCATCGACTCCAAGCTCCAGCCCGGCGGCACCCCCATCCAGGGACTGGCCTACACATACGAGGCCAACGGCAACCTGCGCGGCCGGTTCGACCGGTTGTCGAAGACCTCCGAGGACTTCGCCTACGACGCGCTGGACCGGCTGACGCGCTGGACGGTGACGCAGGCCTGCCGCACGTCGGTGCTGGAGTACGGCTACGACGACCTGGGCAACCTGTTGTCGCGCACGGTGCCGCAGGGCACGGGCGTGGCCGGCACGTACACCTACGGAGCGGGGACGGCGGGGCCGCACGCGGTGACGGGCTCGAGCGAGGGCACCTACCACTACGACGACGCCGGCAACCAGGTGGAGGCTCCGGGCCGGCAGGTGCAGTACACGGGCTTCCGCCTGCCCGCGTCGGTGACGGATGGCGCCCTCACGGTGTCCTTCCGCTACGACGCGCACAACCGCCGGACGGTGAAGACGGGCTCGGACGGCTCGGTGACGATGTACCTGGGCGGGCTGTACGAGCGGCGCAAGGCGCCGGACGGCACCGTGACGCACATGTTTCAGGTGATGGGTGCCAGACGCTCCGTGGCGCAGGTGCAATGGAAGGAGGTGGGGGCGACGGTGGAGGAGCAGTGGCTGTACCTCCATCCGGACCACCTGGGCTCGGTGGAGACGGTGACGGACGCCACCGGCGCCGTGGTGGGCCGCTCGAAGTACGAGCCCTTCGGGCAGCGCCGCCGGCCGGACGACCTGACGGTACCGCAGACCGCGGTGTCCGGGACGGTGAGGAACGGCTTCACGGGGCACGAGCATGACGACGAGCTGCGCCTCATCAACATGCGCGGACGCATGTATGACCCGCAGCTGGGCCACTTCCTCAGCCCGGACCCCTTCGTCCAGGCCCCGCTCTTCAGCCAGTCCTTCAACCGCTACAGCTATGTCTTCAACAACCCGTTGAGGTTCACGGACCCGTCCGGCTTCGTCGCCACGGAACGCGTCTGGTACTACGACAGTTGGTACGGCGGATGGGTCTCCCGAGACATGGCGGGAGGAACCCCCGCGTCATCCCGGTCACCGGACATCGGGCAGGGCGGCGGCTTCTTCGAGCACATGCCTGGCTACGACGTGCCCTTCCACACGACTCCGTCTGCTACGCCAGAGACGGGTTCCGACAACTCGGGCTGGGGTGGCTCGGGATCAGCGCAGAACAATGAAACCGTCGTGCGTGCCCCCAGATACGACCCCGGGACAGATAGTATTGAGGCAAGCCTGCTGTACTATCGGCTCACGCAGTTCTTCGCCGGCACGACGATGGGAGTCAGCGCGGGGCTCCTGCCTTTCGGGTACATGCTGCCGCTTCCCGAAAACATGTCGAGGGAGGGGCGCCTGGGCTTTGGAGTGGGCATGGGCGCCGCGAGCCTCTACGAGCTGTACCAGGGACTCAGCGCCATCATCGGCGGCGTGAGTGCGATGACAGGGGGCGCTGGGGGAACCGTCGCCACGGGTGGCCTCGCCGCCGTGCTGGGTATCCCCCTGGCGCTTGCCGGCGCTGCCTCGGTGACCGTCGGCGGGGTGATGGTGGTCGACGCGGGCGGCAAGGGAGCCAAGGCGCTGGACATCCTCATGATGTCCAACGAAACAGAAGGGAGCGGGGGCGGCGATAAGTACAAGGAACTTGTCGACAAGCTCGATGCCACTGGAGTCAAACCCACCCAACGCGCTGACGAGACCAGTGCCAAGAAGGTACAGAACTTCATCGAAAAGATGAAAAGTCCCAAGTGGAACTGGAATGGCGGACGCAAGATCGTCATCGACGAGCAAGGCAGAATCATCGATGGCCACCACCGTTTCCTTGCCGCACAGATTCAAGGAATACCAATCCCAGAAAACGCCATCTGCCG
- a CDS encoding pentapeptide repeat-containing protein has translation MAKAPSIEKLLQSGSAEWNRMRKSGQVSTDHTGATFTQLFSANTDLSGLGLIGSEWERCDLSKVNFRDADLSNAYFHGGRLQDCDFRGANLEGATFEKLKLLRCDFTGARGLDDVEMDDVDMDRVVGLDGEEAPPPPPPPAQGITAFTREQREKALGQQAAAMMQGEPSGDELPPFRPQDPPGSLFFRALKRMAMPPLWVLDVPGLRPLLPQRLPPGSSLETLYREAVKTRLENKKPAADPGVVERAQKALRMGAKDAAVAAMYLREVGVVPLARFSAAQVLKGGLLEEVQVDDLTGSIDPRTTGALLELRLTHEVVEHLQEARRRLAATQLYTSLLEAGFNPENNWDEALESSDAAMELAQAATGEDRNALFEGFQVFAALPEEARLRRLAYLAESVSNLELVSRLPEGMEPAWMNGPETRECHDREMTFVQALKAQDIPAKVPALAKAELGVPEGEVPEDSDDDLFVHVRCDVCGKEKLIVQSPDV, from the coding sequence ATGGCGAAAGCCCCGAGTATCGAGAAGCTTCTTCAGAGTGGTTCGGCGGAATGGAACCGGATGCGCAAGTCCGGCCAAGTCTCAACCGACCATACCGGCGCAACCTTTACCCAACTGTTCTCCGCCAACACGGACCTGTCCGGCCTGGGCCTCATCGGCTCCGAATGGGAGCGGTGTGACCTCTCCAAGGTCAACTTCCGGGACGCGGACCTGTCCAATGCCTACTTCCACGGCGGGCGGCTCCAGGACTGCGACTTCCGGGGGGCCAACCTGGAGGGGGCCACCTTCGAGAAGTTGAAGCTCCTGCGCTGCGACTTCACGGGCGCCCGAGGCCTGGACGACGTGGAGATGGACGACGTGGACATGGACCGCGTCGTCGGTCTGGACGGCGAGGAGGCCCCGCCTCCCCCGCCGCCCCCGGCCCAGGGCATCACCGCGTTCACCCGCGAGCAGCGCGAGAAGGCGCTGGGCCAGCAGGCCGCCGCGATGATGCAGGGCGAGCCGAGCGGCGACGAGCTGCCGCCCTTCCGCCCGCAGGACCCGCCGGGCTCGCTCTTCTTCCGCGCGCTCAAGCGCATGGCCATGCCCCCGCTGTGGGTGCTGGACGTGCCGGGCCTGCGCCCGCTGCTGCCGCAGCGGCTGCCGCCGGGCAGCTCGCTGGAGACGCTCTACCGCGAGGCGGTGAAGACGCGGCTGGAGAACAAGAAGCCCGCCGCGGACCCGGGCGTGGTGGAGCGCGCGCAGAAGGCGCTGCGGATGGGCGCCAAGGACGCGGCCGTCGCGGCCATGTACCTGCGCGAGGTGGGCGTGGTGCCGCTGGCCCGCTTCTCCGCGGCGCAGGTGCTGAAGGGCGGGCTGCTGGAGGAGGTCCAGGTGGATGACCTGACCGGCTCCATCGACCCGCGCACCACGGGCGCGCTCCTGGAGCTCCGGCTGACGCACGAGGTGGTGGAGCACCTGCAGGAGGCGCGGCGCCGGCTGGCGGCCACGCAGCTCTACACGTCGCTGCTCGAGGCGGGCTTCAACCCGGAGAACAACTGGGACGAGGCGCTGGAGTCGAGCGACGCGGCGATGGAGCTGGCGCAGGCGGCCACGGGCGAGGACCGCAACGCCCTCTTCGAGGGCTTCCAGGTCTTCGCCGCGCTGCCGGAAGAGGCGCGACTGCGGCGGCTGGCGTACCTGGCCGAGTCCGTGTCCAACCTGGAGCTGGTGAGCCGGCTGCCGGAGGGCATGGAGCCGGCCTGGATGAACGGCCCGGAGACGCGCGAGTGCCATGACCGGGAGATGACGTTCGTCCAGGCGCTGAAGGCCCAGGACATCCCCGCGAAGGTGCCGGCGCTGGCGAAGGCGGAGCTCGGCGTGCCCGAGGGCGAGGTGCCCGAGGACAGCGACGACGACCTCTTCGTCCACGTGCGCTGTGACGTGTGTGGCAAGGAGAAGCTCATCGTCCAGTCGCCGGACGTCTGA
- a CDS encoding RluA family pseudouridine synthase, which produces MIEYRIEADTAGMRLDKLLRKRLPNVPVSHLFKMIRTKKVRVNGKRAQPEQLLAEGDVLTIRGDEQQLTADDRPKSDRPKPPPPPVDPSRLVILKEDDWLMAVDKPSGMAVHTGSGITGGTLVDYVRAYLGPKAVRNDFTASPAHRLDRETSGVILVAKRRPAMVHFTEVFTHGLSKKRYLTLVKGKMPKDSGVIDLPLSEHQQTAESKARRGVNMQEALTRWKVVKQSGDAALLSCSIETGRTHQIRRHLAAIGHPVAGDKKYGDFAFNRDVRARWGLKRLFLHAERIEFPHPEGGVKVAVEAPLPPELRDVLKRAALVP; this is translated from the coding sequence ATGATCGAGTACCGAATCGAAGCCGACACCGCCGGGATGCGGCTGGACAAGCTCCTGCGCAAGCGGCTCCCCAATGTTCCGGTGAGCCACCTCTTCAAGATGATTCGCACCAAAAAGGTGCGGGTGAATGGAAAGCGCGCCCAGCCTGAGCAGTTGCTAGCCGAGGGAGACGTGCTCACCATCCGCGGCGACGAGCAGCAGCTCACGGCCGACGACCGTCCGAAATCGGACCGTCCAAAGCCCCCGCCCCCGCCGGTGGACCCCAGCCGGCTGGTCATCTTGAAGGAGGACGACTGGCTCATGGCCGTGGACAAGCCCAGTGGCATGGCCGTCCATACCGGCAGCGGCATCACCGGCGGAACGCTGGTGGACTACGTGCGCGCCTACCTGGGCCCCAAGGCCGTCCGCAACGACTTCACCGCCTCTCCGGCCCACCGGTTGGACCGGGAGACCTCCGGCGTCATCCTGGTGGCCAAGCGCCGCCCGGCGATGGTGCACTTCACCGAGGTCTTCACCCACGGCCTGTCCAAGAAGCGCTACCTCACCCTGGTGAAGGGAAAGATGCCCAAGGACTCGGGCGTCATCGACCTGCCCCTGTCGGAGCACCAGCAGACGGCCGAGTCCAAGGCCCGTCGTGGGGTGAACATGCAGGAGGCCCTCACCCGGTGGAAGGTCGTCAAGCAGTCGGGCGACGCAGCGCTCCTGTCCTGCTCCATCGAGACGGGGCGCACCCATCAGATAAGAAGGCATCTGGCCGCCATCGGACATCCGGTGGCGGGTGACAAGAAGTACGGAGACTTCGCCTTCAACCGCGACGTGCGGGCGCGCTGGGGGCTGAAACGTCTGTTCCTGCACGCCGAGCGCATTGAATTTCCGCACCCCGAAGGCGGTGTGAAGGTGGCCGTGGAGGCCCCCCTCCCACCGGAATTGAGGGACGTGCTCAAGCGGGCCGCACTGGTGCCCTGA